The window TCTGGTAACTGAGCTATCGCCTGAATTGTTATTTGACGCCGTACCGTCCTCAGGCTCCGTCTTGCATTGGCTGTGGACCTCGTCGtttttatgtttcatattatgATCGGACGGTGGTTCTTTGTCGCCGTTAAAGCTGTTATGATCGGACAACGTGGATGTATTCGAGGAAGAACCAGTTGTCCCCGCATTGTTGTTGTTATGGGAAGGATTATTATGCAAGTCGTTGTCGTCCTTGAACATGGACATGAATTGCTCATCGTCGAATTTATCGAAGTGGTTGTTTTGGGTGCTACCGTGGCCTCTGACGAATGGAGCTTCGAGGAAAGCGATGGAATCACTTATGGAACGACGGTGGTTTCCACGGCGACAAGCTGAGAAGTCGAGGAACTCGTCTACCCATGAAGGGTTTTGTACGGCGGTTGAAGCGGTCGCGGTGAGGTTTTGGGAAGAGAAATCAGGCCAATGTGGTGTCATGTTGGGGATTTTAGGAGGGAGTTGTGCCATTGAAGagaatttctatattttatctaataaaaagaaaagaagatcgaCCTTAAACGCAGTTtcttcaaaagaaaacaaatatgaatTTACAAGGATTTAGGAGTTTAATTACAATAGAAAAATCGTTAAAACCCCTAAAATGTaaacaaaggaaagaaaaaaaatctgaatatGAGGCAAAATGGAAAGTGGAATCAGATCAATAACGTCCTGAACCATAAGAAGATGGATAAAGAAAATTAAAGGAGGAGAGGAAGAAGGGGAGTAACCAAAATGGCTATGTTTAACAAATAGTAGTTATACAAATAGAAGGGAGAGAAGATGTGGGATAAATAATGAAGGAGACATATAGATAGAGAGTGAATGAGATGTATAAATGTAAAAAGAACATAATGAATTGGATGTGATCAAAGTGTTTTTATTACCTCTGAGTAAGGTCACATGGGGGGGGGGGAGAGAAGATTGAGATCAGACAGCTATGGAACAGCTGTCTGAAAAAAATAGGCTAAGGTATCAATGGTATTACTGTAAAGTGCAAAGTCTCCTCCATTGATTAAAAATGTATGTAAGAAATTTTGGGGAGGAATCAAAGCAAGCATGTGTCCTTGTGcccctttgtttttttttttttttgatagatgGATTAAAATAGTCATTCTCATTATCTTAATGGACCTTCTCAATTCCTCACTCGTCCACCGATTTTCGATACCCGGGCGGATTGTGCTATGGTCGGTGTTGCTTTCGATCACGAGTAAATGGTAAATGTTgcaattttttatagaaatttgatgcttttctaaaatattttaatattcttttaattaaaaactataGTTTGTGACATTAACATATATGTATTTGTAAACCATATTAGCCAATTATGTAATGAGAAATTATAAACCTACGTAAATGAAATAGAAGCATGTACAGTTATATATAGGTTTCAGTGAAATAAATCAACATGACTTACTCATCACATGTTATATATGGGGATCATATCATCCATCACACTCtcttataattattttctcCACCAATTGAATGGATTCTCTTGTCGCTATATAAATATCCATAAAATCAATGATATAATAAAAGGGAGAAACAATGTCGAGAGGAACAGTAAAGTAGAGTATAGCTGTGaaatcaaagaaaagaaaagaggtAGAGAATATAATGTTGATCTGTGAGTCCATGTGATTTATTTTGTGTACTCTTTTTCTCAATATTTGCTTTGTCCCCAGACCACTCACACATGTAGGACACTTAACCACTGTTTCCTATTCAAGCATTCGTATTCTTTTCAATCATATAGTTTCGGTATTCACAGTCTACGTCCCCTGTCTATGATGATCCCAGTGTCATATGATCACAAGTCTTACTCTGTGTATCAGAACAAAACTATTAATCAGTAAAATACTAATATTCATCTCGTATTCGTGATGGGAGCGTGAACCTGATCATTGATAGATACTGTATTGTTAAGTAATGTAAATTTAACGAACATTTAAATCATACGAAAACCTTCCGTATCTTGTACATTGTTTACCCTTGTACGATAAAATACGCGATCACAAGTCACAACACATGTTTTTTGTTCCCTccaattctaattttttttaacatatattttctTGTCCGAGCGAAGGCAATCCTCAAAGCAAACAACACATGAAAACAAAGACTGAAATTGCGTAAAAGCTTCAAGAAACTGACTACGTATTTAATCAAAGAGTTTCCCTAGAGTTAGTTAACTGATCTATTGGGATGCACACTCTTCAGTAGATAACGTCTCCTCTTGGAAGACCGAACACGAAGCCTAAGCATCCACAAGATCACCAAGAAACCGATCAAAACAAACTGAAGTGCGAACACAAGCTTCATACCTGCAGATAACAaacattttggtttttggtctTGGTCTGACATTATCAAACATAACAAATTAGCTTTATGCAAAAAAGAGAACCTTGGAGATTCTTGACCATGTCCTGAAGATTCGCTATAGTCATCGAACTATTTGGATCGGCTGTTACAGAACCGAGTTGCCTGTCAATAGATTTACGTTCGGTTCTAGGTTTGTAGACGTAGTTAACGTTACCACCCATTACACATGTGTTCGGACAACTAATGCTACTCTCATACTCGTCACTACCATCGCAACAATCTGAGAAATACTAATACCAATCAATGTTCCAGAGAAGATCCATTCACTGAACTAAAAGAGCTTAAACGACAGCGTTTTAGTTATTTACTGACCACAGATTCGATCGTTCACACGAGAAGAGTAAACAAACTTAGGAGAACTTCCTATGTTCCGACAGTAGAATTTGCCGTTCGGACATGCCGAAGTTCCTGaagtacacaaaaaaaaacatgacgTCATCAATGGATCTACAGAGAATGATCAGATCTTTATCTGGGCAGCTATAAAGTCACGTACCAGGCTCATCGGTGCCGTCGAGACAGTCGCAGAAGTTGTCGTTGAGACGGTCTCTAGGGAATGATTTGGAACCATCTTTGCATCTGATTATATCTGACTCGAAGTACTTTTCATCTGCTTTAAAGTAGAAGAGTATAAGAGGAATCAGAGATCTAGAAAAAAGTTTCTAAGTTTGTGTGAATCGAAGAAATCAAAACCTAATGGATGAACTCCGACGAGGGGAGTGGTTGAGGAGTTGACGGAGACGACGGCGAGTAAAAAAGACGACACGTAGTGTAGCAGTGTAACTTTGTTTCTCGACATGTTTGCTGTTTTCCATTTCCCAGTTTCGTTTATGTTCGGTTACTAAAAAAAGTACATTGACTCGTTGGTTGACTTGACCCGCGCAAATAATTAAAACGCTGTCGTTTTTGTCAAAGTTGCTGGACTATTGATAAGTAGGCCTTGGGCTTTGAATTTTTAACGTTGGGCCACACTACCCAATGAATACTTTTATTTCTTGGCTCCGACCATTTCACTGCTTGAGTGAAACGACACCGTATCGTCTAAGAACAAGAGAACTTTGGAATACTGCAAGAGAGTTCAcaacttttttcatttttgatgAAATCCCAGCGGTTTGGGATGAGAATGTAAAGAAGATTTACAAAACATCACAGGTTCTCAAGAAAAAAAGGGGCAAAGATCAGACTTCTCCCTATTAACACCAAAGAGGTTAACTACAATGATCCTTATCTATCTCTCTCATCAGATACAAAAACCATCACGTCGCTTGAGTTAGATTGCCAGTTGCTGCTGCTTTAGCTCCTTTGGTAGACTTTGCACGACCTTTGGTTGTAGGAGAAGGTTTGTCTGAAGCCGCCTCAGGAGTCAACTTTCCCattttctccatcttcttctccaGATCAGCTAGAGGGTCTTTTGCAACTTTTCCCTTAGGACTCTTCTTTCCGTTCGTTAGCTTGAGCTCTAGTCGGTATAAGGCGCACGCATCGGACTCGTTGATCTGGTACTCGAACAGATGCCACTCGAAGGGACCAGGAGGCTGTGGATCCATGTAGTAAGATCTCTTCTGGCCTTCTTGCTCTTTCATCAGCTGTTTTCTTGACTCATGCCATCCTCGTCCGCTGTAGTCTGGAAGCGATCTCTGCTTTCGGTTTCCGCTATCGTATGCTCTTCTAGGCTTGTCGAAGAATAGCCATTCTCTGATCGTTTCGCCCTCAACCAGCTCAAGATGAAATAGCTCTGCAAGTTAACAAAACGGAGGTCAGatgaataaagaaataaaacaatCGGTTTCTCTTTTCGGAgagacaaaaagaagaagacaagtaAACACTCTCACCTGCTGCGTTCCATGGGCATTTTGTGTTAACAGCTCCTTCACACACCGGGATGCCAACATTCTTACCCAGAGTCTTTGCACGAAGAGCATCAATCAAGAGATTGTCTTTCAGACTAATCCCCCCAGGTCTCAAAACAGGTGCCGTGCCAGGTGAATCTTCAGTCAGAGCTAGATTCCCATGGTAGTCACTGCAGTAGTCCATGTACCAGTCAGATCCGTGAGCAGGCCTCGTGCAATCCCACAACGCACACTTTGGTCCCAGAAAGGCAGAAGGAGGAGGCACACGGACACTTGGTGGAGTAGTGAACTCAGACTCGTCGGGAACATCGAGCTTAACCGAAGGGGTGCCGTTGTTGAATTCCTGGCGCACTTCTGAGAGATGGTAATCTAGCTGAGAAGTTATATCCAAGTGGCTTAGCTTTTGGCCATGGAAATCAGGAGCGGTGCTAAGGCTTGGATCAAACTCTTGAAATGCACAATGGAGTTGATGGTCATGTGTTCCCGAGTTATTAACAGCATCCTGAGAGACAGAAACTAAGAACTGTAAGAAATAACAAAACCAAGACAAGAATGCAAAATATCAAACAGAATACAGAATCAATGATGTTACAAATAGACAATTCAGGAGGAACTGGACATCAATGAGACGTATGGTTTAAGCAAAAGATCACTTTGGAGAGATCCTTATAGCAGAGAAACCATCATAATCTCAACTAATCTGACTCAGAAACTTGTGCTACCCAAAACTTGAAACAGAAAATAAGAACTGTaagaaataacaaaactaaGACAAGAAAGCAACATATCAAACAGAATACAGAAACAATGATGTTACAAATAGACAATTTAAGAGGAACTGAACATCAAGAGACATATAGTTAAGCAAAAGGTCACTTTGGACTGCCATAATCACTATTAAACAGACCCTACAAACTTATACTACCCAAAGGAACTTTGTAACCAGGCTAAAACAAGAGCTAAGCTCACCTCAAAACCACTCAAGAAGTTAACATCAAAAGAGCTTTGATCAAAAGGCTCAGCAGCCCACTCCAACTGTCCCGGAGAACACAACCCCTGATCAAAAGCGTCAGCCTTTGGTACATTATGTTCTTTAAACGAGCTAGTAGcatcatcctcttcatcattaAGCTTCAACAGACGAGCAATCTCCTCAGAGAATTGACTAATACTTCCACCCTGTCGTCATAACATTATTATCAAAAGGAGCACAAAAACTAACAAAGTCACGATCTTTTTTTGCGAGTACGAACCAGAAGAGAAGACTCCGGAGACGGAGCGCTGAGCTCAGCTTGCCACTCGCGGAGATTCTGAGAGATTTGAGCTTCCAGGACCGCGTGATCGTTAACCCTCCCTTCTTTCCTAGCGGCTTGGAGATGGGAGAATCTCTCCTGGAGTTGCATTAGCTTCTCCACCAGATTCTGGTGGGACGAAGACACGCACGTGATCTTCGGATGGTTTGACATCACGAAACCTAATCGTCAAAAATCGAATCTCAGCCCTAAATTAGAACTCGAATCGGATtaaaaaaaaccctaaaaattGAAATCGATACAAAGGGACTCACGTTTTTTTGTAATTCAAAGCAAGTTATTTGCTCGGAAGGAGAAGATGGAAGAGGAGCAATcaggatgatgatgaagagagTTATACAGCGAGGAAGGAAGGAGTCATCAGAGGGACGACGAcgactattttttttctttcgatGTTTTGGTTTGATTCGGAACTTTCCTGCGAATGAAAAACCCGACGgtttgatttaatatttatcaGGCCCATTTGTGGTTTGCTATATATCAGGCCCATTTGTAAATTCGAAAAATTGAAATATGCCAGTAATATCAGCTTCTGCCTAACAAATATGCCATTGATGGTATACAATTTTCTTTAATGGTATACAATTTCTACTTATTATTTGCTTTCTTTTGGCTCTCTACCATTgcaatttatgatattttatgaTCATACCATCTCTCAATACCAGAAGAGGATGCATTTAACATATAGCTATAGATACATACATatttatctatatttatatGTGTATACATAATGAAGAGAATTGGGGGAGCCAAGATGGAATATGATGAAAAGGAAGTGGCAAGTGATCTCCTGCAAGATATTGACACATAATATTAATGCAACACAGAGTCTCCATACCACAGTGACATTGGTCGCAAGTAACTTCCAATTATAGTAATAAGCAGACACGTTGTAGGTATGAGCATCATGATAAGTAGCCTCCATTCaattcctctctctctcctctctttgTTTATTAATCATGAAACTACTCTTTGTCTCTTTCTTTATCATTTCCACTCATCAAATCTAATCGATCATAGCCTAGCTATACTCATTATTCTCTAATATATCTGACCAAACATGTAGCAGACTTAAAACCTAATAAATGATCATCCGTACACCAAAAGACACCCTCAAGTAAGGATAAAACCACCTTctcgtttctttttctttgactCCATATAACACAACTCCTCCATAGCTCTTCTTCCTTAGATCGTCAGAAAACTCATAAATCTCTATCTATTAACGGTTTTCATCTTCCTCTACTCTTGTTTTTATTACTTCTGAATTTTAGTATATACTCTCCTTATATAACATCCTTTGATTATATCTCGCAGGGGAGTATCATCGGCATCTGTTAGAGACTATGAAGAGGACACATCTGGCAAGTTTCAGCAGCAAAAACAAGAcccaagaaaaagaagaaggagacacTAATGGTAACGACAGAATCATCATGAATCAGTACAAGAACTACGAAGCAGGGCTGATCCCATGGCCTCCCAAGAACTACACTTGCAGCTTCTGCAGGAGAGAGTTTAGATCTGCTCAAGCACTTGGAGGGCACATGAATGTTCACAGAAGAGACAAAGCAAAACTCAGACAGATACCTTCTTGGCTCTTTGATCCTCACCATCATCACACACCTGTTCGCAACCCTAACCCTAATCTTAACTCTTCTTCAACAACGCCAGCTCATTTTGAGCCTTCCCCAACCAACCAGATATCCAAAACGactcctttttctttttcccgGTTCGATCTTTTGGAAAATACTACTAGCTATGGAGGTTTGATGGTGGAAAGAGAGAAGAACAATAACAATGTACGTAGCAGAGATCTCAAGAAGAGTGCCATGGATTCATGTCATGCTGCAAAATGTGAGATAAGTCGTGGAGAACTGATGAACAAGAAAGATGGAGTCATGGGGTTGGAGCTTGGGATGAGTTTGAGGAATCCCAAACACGTTCTTGATTTGGAGCTTCGACTTGGGTGCCTTTAAATAACTTCGATTAATAATTTAACTACCAGATTATTTGTAAGATTGTATGTATAGGCTATAGTTGAGCAGTGTGCAAGAGATTGTGATTGCATTTAGGCAagaatcttcaaaaaaaaaagtgtttatcTCATCTGATGAGAGAGTCGATTGATCAAAAATGAATTTGTAGTTTTTCTTATCTTCCACTCGGtagaaaattttattgataaataaaCACCTACGTACATTTCGTCTTTTTACTTTATAATTGCTCTTTAACTCTATTTTAAAGACTCCCATACGTATAAATTGTAAAAATGAACTGTATAAGTATACATGTAGTCAGTATATAATAGTCCATAAATACGTAGTAGAGTTACGTGAAGTAGGATCTAGAAAAGATTAGAGAAAGTGGGTTGCATGTGTATGCGATCATTAAGAACGTATAAAGTGATAAAGATTGCATTACTATAGAGATGGGTTGATGAGACACAGACGCATTCGacaaagtggtactatgaaacATATAGAGATGGATGAAGATCAATTGACTCAGGAATAGTTAATGCTTTCATCCTTTACACTGATCACCATCACATATAGTGCTTAGTTTTGtagtatataattatatttactgATTCTCATGCATGTCATCAATTCACTTCATGATGCGTGTGTTAGTTATAAGaggaaacattttcaaaaaaaatctctatattGTTCAATATATTGAGAAATAAATGGGAGTACATGAGGACTGAGGATCAGTAAATATGAAATGTATTCTTTTTTATGCATGGCTTGTGATTAATACATCAGTGCTTTTTGGCCATGAAACTCATGTCAactatatgtatgtatgtacatacatatattaataatgaatGTACATAGTACATGCAGATCAAGAG is drawn from Brassica rapa cultivar Chiifu-401-42 chromosome A05, CAAS_Brap_v3.01, whole genome shotgun sequence and contains these coding sequences:
- the LOC103866631 gene encoding basic leucine zipper 34, which codes for MAQLPPKIPNMTPHWPDFSSQNLTATASTAVQNPSWVDEFLDFSACRRGNHRRSISDSIAFLEAPFVRGHGSTQNNHFDKFDDEQFMSMFKDDNDLHNNPSHNNNNAGTTGSSSNTSTLSDHNSFNGDKEPPSDHNMKHKNDEVHSQCKTEPEDGTASNNNSGDSSVTRILDPKRVKRILANRQSAQRSRVRKLQYITELERSVTSLQAEVSVLSPRVAFLDHQRLLLNVDNSSLKQRIAALAQDKIFKDAHQEALKREIERLREVYQQQSLKKMENGNHSQATGTGANSAVDIKPSNEKEELFNV
- the LOC103866632 gene encoding glucosidase 2 subunit beta, which produces MSRNKVTLLHYVSSFLLAVVSVNSSTTPLVGVHPLDEKYFESDIIRCKDGSKSFPRDRLNDNFCDCLDGTDEPGTSACPNGKFYCRNIGSSPKFVYSSRVNDRICDCCDGSDEYESSISCPNTCVMGGNVNYVYKPRTERKSIDRQLGSVTADPNSSMTIANLQDMVKNLQGMKLVFALQFVLIGFLVILWMLRLRVRSSKRRRYLLKSVHPNRSVN
- the LOC103866633 gene encoding transcription factor VOZ2, producing the protein MSNHPKITCVSSSHQNLVEKLMQLQERFSHLQAARKEGRVNDHAVLEAQISQNLREWQAELSAPSPESSLLGGSISQFSEEIARLLKLNDEEDDATSSFKEHNVPKADAFDQGLCSPGQLEWAAEPFDQSSFDVNFLSGFEDAVNNSGTHDHQLHCAFQEFDPSLSTAPDFHGQKLSHLDITSQLDYHLSEVRQEFNNGTPSVKLDVPDESEFTTPPSVRVPPPSAFLGPKCALWDCTRPAHGSDWYMDYCSDYHGNLALTEDSPGTAPVLRPGGISLKDNLLIDALRAKTLGKNVGIPVCEGAVNTKCPWNAAELFHLELVEGETIREWLFFDKPRRAYDSGNRKQRSLPDYSGRGWHESRKQLMKEQEGQKRSYYMDPQPPGPFEWHLFEYQINESDACALYRLELKLTNGKKSPKGKVAKDPLADLEKKMEKMGKLTPEAASDKPSPTTKGRAKSTKGAKAAATGNLTQAT
- the LOC103866635 gene encoding zinc finger protein 11; its protein translation is MKRTHLASFSSKNKTQEKEEGDTNGNDRIIMNQYKNYEAGLIPWPPKNYTCSFCRREFRSAQALGGHMNVHRRDKAKLRQIPSWLFDPHHHHTPVRNPNPNLNSSSTTPAHFEPSPTNQISKTTPFSFSRFDLLENTTSYGGLMVEREKNNNNVRSRDLKKSAMDSCHAAKCEISRGELMNKKDGVMGLELGMSLRNPKHVLDLELRLGCL